In Apteryx mantelli isolate bAptMan1 chromosome 16, bAptMan1.hap1, whole genome shotgun sequence, a single genomic region encodes these proteins:
- the LOC136993499 gene encoding transmembrane protein 238-like codes for MAAPGGLGRCVAAFWLALAFDALGLAVLLAGVFADVFFSDLLIYGGGIGIFLSLVWWVFWYAGNLEVPLEELRDDVGLVPPKGSLLRGLVQGLSLRLSSAFAGPRSRAPPAAAAAAADVELQPAAASARPAARIC; via the exons atGGCGGCCCCCGGCGGGCTGGGCCGCTGCGTGGCCGCCTTCTGGCTGGCGCTGGCCTTCGACGCGctggggctggcggtgctgctggcGGGGGTGTTCGCCGACGTCTTCTTCTCCGACCTGCTCATCTACGGGGGCGGCATCGGCATCTTCCTCAGCCTCGTCTGGTGGGTGTTCTGGTACGCGGGCAACCTGGAGGTGCCGCTGGAGGAGCTGCGCGACGACGTGGGGCTGGTGCCGCCCAAGGGCAGCCTGCTGCGCGGGCTGGTGCAGGGGCTCAGCCTCCGCCTCTCCTCCGCCTTCGCCGGGCCGCGctcccgcgccccccccgccgctgctgccgccgccgccgacgtGGAGCTGCAGCCGGCCGCGgcctccgcccgccccgccgccag GATCTGCTGA